From a single Actinomyces viscosus genomic region:
- the dcd gene encoding dCTP deaminase, whose protein sequence is MLLSDRDIRTELDAGRVVLDPCDPEMIQPASIDVRLDRWFRLFDNHRYPVIDPAADQEGLTHLVDVGADEPFVLHPGEFVLGATYERITLPHDVAARLEGKSSLGRLGLLTHSTAGFIDPGFTGHVTLELSNTATMPIKLWPGMKVGQLCFFRLSSPAQAPYGSGATGSRYQGQRGPTASRSHQSFHRTRIPDAPAAPADGAGSVPQEKHA, encoded by the coding sequence GTGCTGCTCTCCGACCGCGATATCCGCACCGAGCTCGACGCCGGACGGGTCGTCCTCGACCCCTGCGACCCTGAGATGATTCAGCCGGCCTCCATCGACGTGCGCCTGGACCGCTGGTTCCGTCTCTTCGACAACCACCGCTACCCGGTCATTGACCCGGCCGCGGACCAGGAGGGCCTCACCCACCTGGTCGACGTCGGCGCCGACGAGCCCTTCGTCCTGCACCCCGGCGAGTTCGTCCTGGGGGCCACCTACGAGCGCATCACCCTGCCCCACGACGTCGCCGCCCGCCTGGAGGGCAAGTCGAGCCTGGGCCGCCTGGGCCTGCTGACCCACTCCACCGCCGGGTTCATCGATCCCGGCTTCACCGGGCACGTCACCCTGGAGCTGTCCAACACGGCCACCATGCCCATCAAGCTCTGGCCGGGTATGAAGGTGGGGCAGCTGTGCTTCTTCCGCCTGTCCAGCCCCGCCCAGGCCCCCTACGGATCGGGAGCCACCGGCTCGCGCTACCAGGGGCAGCGCGGACCGACGGCCTCGCGCTCCCACCAGTCCTTCCACCGCACCCGTATCCCCGACGCCCCGGCGGCCCCCGCCGACGGCGCCGGTTCCGTCCCCCAGGAGAAGCACGCATGA
- a CDS encoding TM2 domain-containing protein: MTYPTDPFDPASGLQPDAPALPPGSSAGEHPGAEYPPNAGQPGYGAQPGYDPRAGYGPQPGYGPGYAPPPGYGPYPGYGPAPGKSKVAAGVLALLIGTLGIHNFYLGYTGKGLIQLLGSLLSCGILALPIWIWAFVEGILILTARPGEPPWGVDADGLPLSS; the protein is encoded by the coding sequence ATGACCTATCCGACAGATCCCTTCGATCCCGCCTCGGGCCTCCAGCCGGATGCACCGGCGCTTCCCCCAGGATCCTCTGCGGGGGAGCACCCGGGGGCTGAGTACCCGCCCAACGCCGGTCAGCCCGGTTACGGAGCGCAACCTGGATACGACCCACGGGCGGGCTACGGGCCCCAGCCCGGTTACGGTCCCGGCTATGCTCCGCCGCCCGGATACGGCCCCTATCCGGGCTACGGTCCCGCCCCGGGCAAGTCCAAGGTGGCCGCCGGTGTCCTGGCGCTGCTCATCGGCACCCTCGGGATCCACAACTTCTACCTCGGTTACACGGGCAAAGGCCTCATCCAGCTCCTGGGCTCGCTCCTCAGCTGTGGAATCCTGGCCCTTCCAATATGGATCTGGGCCTTCGTCGAGGGGATCCTCATCCTGACGGCCCGGCCGGGCGAGCCGCCGTGGGGCGTTGATGCCGACGGTCTGCCGCTGAGCAGCTGA
- a CDS encoding sugar ABC transporter substrate-binding protein, with protein sequence MMLTRRTLGLTTLGLAVSATLAACSSNSQDEATEAGKMALIVSDAGETASEELSKAVEAFTKETKVEVDVKTVSDISQELARGITADPTVDVVVLNPAQLSSYAGSLHAWDQGSTAVKDAHPALVTSATRQGRISAAPRDVSTLALFINTSLWSAAGLGESVYPTTWEQLEQVAASLTSDGVVGLTLDASYSRVGAFMVQGGGGLTSADGTQATASSEGSVAGLTEVKNLLSSGSAGWGADLPAGSAADAFGQGQAAMAVETDALVKTLADVYSGVSYAVVELPAGSGGKGTLQFPSFYAVVEASKHKADAIRLVEYLTGAERQVALAGAAGTVPAGRSAGETWKGKHADQAAFLAGVEYSQAVPSAPGVSDVIANLDNELPGLAAGDPAAILAGAQVNLEALLS encoded by the coding sequence ATGATGCTGACCCGTCGGACCCTCGGCCTGACCACCCTGGGACTGGCCGTCTCGGCCACGCTCGCCGCCTGTTCGTCGAATTCCCAGGACGAGGCCACCGAGGCGGGCAAGATGGCGCTCATCGTCTCCGACGCGGGTGAGACCGCCTCGGAGGAGCTGTCCAAGGCGGTGGAGGCCTTCACCAAGGAGACCAAGGTGGAGGTGGACGTCAAGACCGTCTCCGACATCTCCCAGGAGCTGGCCCGCGGGATCACCGCCGACCCGACCGTTGACGTCGTCGTCCTCAACCCGGCGCAGCTGTCCAGCTACGCCGGCTCCCTGCACGCCTGGGACCAGGGCTCGACCGCCGTGAAGGACGCCCACCCCGCCCTGGTGACGAGCGCCACCAGGCAGGGGAGGATCAGCGCTGCGCCCAGGGACGTCTCCACGCTCGCCCTGTTCATCAACACCTCGCTGTGGTCGGCGGCGGGCCTGGGCGAGTCGGTCTACCCGACCACCTGGGAGCAGCTCGAGCAGGTGGCCGCCTCCCTCACCTCCGACGGCGTCGTCGGACTGACCCTGGACGCCTCCTACTCGCGCGTCGGCGCCTTCATGGTCCAGGGCGGCGGGGGGCTGACCAGCGCCGACGGCACCCAGGCGACGGCCTCCTCCGAGGGGTCGGTCGCGGGACTGACCGAGGTCAAGAACCTCCTGTCCTCCGGCTCGGCCGGTTGGGGCGCCGACCTGCCCGCCGGGTCGGCGGCGGATGCCTTCGGTCAGGGGCAGGCCGCCATGGCGGTGGAGACGGACGCCCTGGTGAAGACCCTGGCGGATGTCTACTCGGGCGTCTCCTACGCGGTCGTTGAGCTGCCGGCCGGCAGTGGCGGCAAGGGGACCCTGCAGTTCCCCTCCTTCTACGCAGTGGTCGAGGCCTCCAAGCACAAGGCCGACGCCATCCGGCTCGTCGAGTACCTCACCGGCGCCGAGCGGCAGGTGGCCCTGGCCGGCGCTGCGGGGACAGTGCCCGCCGGCCGCTCCGCCGGTGAGACCTGGAAGGGCAAGCACGCCGACCAGGCCGCCTTCCTGGCCGGCGTCGAGTACTCCCAGGCCGTGCCCTCCGCCCCTGGTGTCTCCGACGTCATCGCCAACCTCGACAACGAGCTGCCGGGGCTGGCCGCGGGCGACCCCGCCGCCATCCTGGCCGGCGCCCAGGTGAACCTGGAGGCTCTCCTGTCCTGA
- a CDS encoding M50 family metallopeptidase: MNLSWTDTWNDLLARASNVVGLDPGVLWPALAILFIVLAWGPARRWGRTLVTIVHEAGHAAVGLMVGRRFLGFVVSRDLSGHAVTSGKPAGPGRVATSWAGYPAPAVLGAVVVLLALHGWASAVLLLGLAILAVLLVMSRSVRTVLLVLLVAVLTGSLWWWGGSWRDGVVAGIGLALIVGAWDSLRDVAVSRDPQQDHRTLAQLTGLPAGVWLATWFLVDALATGVVVLALRDLL; this comes from the coding sequence GTGAACCTGAGCTGGACTGATACCTGGAACGACCTGCTGGCGCGCGCCTCGAACGTCGTCGGTCTGGATCCCGGCGTGCTGTGGCCGGCGCTGGCGATCCTCTTCATCGTGCTGGCATGGGGCCCGGCTCGCCGCTGGGGCCGCACCCTGGTGACGATCGTCCACGAGGCCGGGCACGCCGCCGTCGGCCTCATGGTGGGGCGGCGCTTCCTCGGCTTCGTCGTCAGCCGGGACCTGTCCGGGCACGCCGTCACCTCCGGCAAGCCCGCCGGCCCCGGCCGGGTGGCCACCTCCTGGGCCGGCTACCCGGCGCCCGCGGTCCTGGGCGCCGTCGTCGTGCTTCTGGCGCTCCACGGCTGGGCGAGCGCGGTCCTGCTGCTCGGGCTGGCCATCCTGGCGGTCCTGCTGGTCATGTCCCGCTCAGTGCGCACGGTCCTCCTCGTCCTGCTGGTGGCGGTCCTGACCGGCTCGCTGTGGTGGTGGGGAGGATCGTGGCGCGACGGCGTCGTGGCCGGGATCGGGCTGGCCCTCATCGTCGGGGCCTGGGACTCCTTGCGCGACGTCGCCGTCTCGCGTGATCCGCAGCAGGACCATCGCACGCTGGCCCAGCTGACCGGCCTTCCCGCCGGGGTGTGGCTGGCGACCTGGTTCCTCGTGGACGCACTGGCCACCGGCGTCGTCGTGCTGGCCCTGCGCGATCTTCTGTGA
- a CDS encoding TetR/AcrR family transcriptional regulator, translating to MPKILGSSLAEHRERTRTALFQALSELMSQRSFDKITLSDVANHAGVGRTAVYNHFADKEDLLLAFMEHEAGRYAEELSRALAGTEDPIDRLRIYVRQQALIARHFHFPTSGPLANSVSRGTAGRLRAHGALLAQMLSSILTDAMDQGLIPAQEPEQVIPLIHATVMGGRPTPTDPERRRAYLDSLDAFVLRAVGARQPAHAVPTIARPHATEPVEGVGRPGSLRHSAVG from the coding sequence ATGCCGAAGATCCTGGGTTCCTCACTGGCCGAGCATCGAGAGCGCACGCGCACGGCCCTGTTCCAAGCGCTCTCCGAGCTCATGAGCCAGCGCAGCTTCGACAAGATCACCCTGTCCGACGTCGCCAACCACGCGGGTGTGGGGCGCACGGCCGTCTACAACCACTTCGCGGACAAGGAGGACCTCCTCCTGGCCTTCATGGAGCACGAGGCCGGCCGCTACGCCGAGGAGCTCTCCCGGGCGCTGGCCGGGACGGAGGACCCGATCGACCGCCTGCGCATCTACGTGCGCCAGCAGGCCCTCATCGCCCGCCACTTCCACTTCCCGACGTCGGGGCCGCTGGCCAACTCCGTCTCCCGCGGCACCGCCGGTCGCCTGCGGGCCCACGGCGCGCTCCTGGCCCAGATGCTCTCCTCGATCCTCACCGACGCCATGGACCAGGGCCTCATCCCCGCCCAGGAGCCCGAGCAGGTCATTCCCCTCATCCACGCCACCGTTATGGGCGGGCGCCCGACCCCCACGGACCCGGAGCGGCGCCGGGCCTACCTGGACTCCCTGGACGCCTTCGTGCTGCGGGCGGTAGGGGCCCGCCAGCCGGCTCACGCCGTCCCGACCATTGCCCGCCCCCACGCCACCGAGCCGGTGGAGGGGGTCGGCCGACCCGGTTCGCTTCGTCACAGCGCGGTCGGCTGA
- a CDS encoding MFS transporter: protein MADLQTCEATTAKIRSEVDNCVSEVNASGGDSDVRSSTTGLTGAGLSGKASTAADAVSKARTTFVNRLTNHSNGIYNATNQLNAADGAAACTPKSGHS, encoded by the coding sequence ATGGCGGATCTGCAGACCTGTGAGGCGACGACGGCGAAGATCAGGTCGGAGGTGGACAACTGCGTCAGCGAGGTCAACGCCTCGGGTGGGGACTCCGACGTTCGTTCCTCGACGACCGGCCTGACCGGTGCGGGACTGTCGGGCAAGGCCTCAACGGCGGCCGACGCGGTCTCCAAGGCGCGCACGACCTTCGTCAACCGGCTGACTAATCACTCCAACGGCATCTACAACGCCACCAACCAGCTCAATGCCGCAGACGGCGCCGCGGCCTGCACCCCCAAGAGCGGGCACAGCTGA
- a CDS encoding alpha/beta hydrolase, with amino-acid sequence MVTFNDLLSWDGTELYEAGDALVAASHKYEQVNADLKKEGLGDGLSGQTAEAEAKARRILADDAEDLWTGLSSAGNDLKDASGTVTEIKNAAYNLQWSIQRDNLTIVGEAVTTSPTYQGPYPQNEVNSYQAELDNLIDQGNDTVTFIASVFDKIASLDDTANGPSPEVVNHGERPPNPKWTPSQVNDWWTSLTDAQRQNIIEKHPSWIGNLDGIPSNDRHEANMVWLPIMEHEIDQKVADFEPKKTVTWHSTAGGSGYYTETPNPEYEALLKRQHDIHALSAMFFDDKGERKDAKGRTIMVLDNSGDHFRAAVASGDVDNADHVVVHTPGMTTTVENGIAKNGQQGGSVDGTETIMKESGLEQSTAGNEDQETVAGVTWLGYDAPGWQETLSMSEGTVLNDNEAKKAAPELADFYEGLQATHHGDPHMVAYGHSYGSNVTGNALELSDAPDDVAVAGSPGPGSVDASELGMLPNHMYAAQAPGDPVASQSWWLPGFGEDPISSPDSDYTELDTSMHREAGLGPSGGHSMYTKPETTSAHNLGEILRGDKPMAGIKQSFLLGLCCRVVLGVSI; translated from the coding sequence TTGGTTACCTTTAACGACCTGCTGTCCTGGGACGGCACCGAGCTCTACGAGGCCGGCGACGCCCTGGTGGCCGCCTCACACAAGTACGAGCAGGTCAACGCCGACCTCAAAAAGGAGGGCCTGGGCGATGGCCTGTCCGGCCAGACCGCCGAGGCCGAGGCCAAGGCACGGCGGATCCTGGCCGACGACGCCGAGGACCTGTGGACCGGACTGAGCAGTGCCGGCAACGACCTCAAGGACGCATCAGGCACCGTCACGGAGATCAAAAACGCCGCCTACAACCTTCAGTGGAGCATACAACGCGACAACCTAACCATTGTCGGAGAGGCAGTGACAACATCACCCACCTACCAAGGACCTTACCCTCAAAACGAAGTCAACTCATACCAGGCCGAGCTCGACAATCTTATTGACCAAGGGAACGACACCGTCACCTTCATTGCTTCCGTGTTTGATAAGATCGCATCCTTGGATGACACCGCCAACGGTCCGAGCCCTGAGGTAGTCAACCACGGCGAGAGGCCCCCGAACCCGAAGTGGACACCCAGCCAGGTGAATGACTGGTGGACCTCGCTGACCGACGCGCAGCGGCAGAATATCATTGAGAAGCACCCCTCCTGGATCGGAAATCTCGACGGAATCCCCTCAAACGACCGACACGAGGCGAACATGGTGTGGCTCCCCATTATGGAGCACGAGATCGACCAGAAAGTTGCTGACTTTGAACCCAAGAAAACAGTAACGTGGCACTCCACCGCCGGTGGGTCTGGTTACTACACAGAGACACCTAACCCAGAGTACGAAGCGCTACTGAAGAGACAGCACGACATTCACGCACTATCAGCCATGTTCTTCGACGACAAGGGGGAGCGCAAGGACGCGAAGGGGCGAACGATCATGGTGCTGGACAATAGTGGTGACCACTTCCGAGCCGCAGTCGCCTCCGGAGATGTGGACAACGCCGATCACGTCGTCGTCCACACCCCCGGCATGACAACCACCGTGGAGAATGGGATCGCAAAGAATGGGCAGCAGGGTGGCTCCGTTGACGGAACCGAGACCATCATGAAAGAAAGCGGCCTGGAACAATCCACCGCCGGCAATGAAGACCAGGAAACCGTGGCGGGAGTGACCTGGCTAGGATACGACGCCCCCGGCTGGCAAGAGACCCTAAGCATGTCCGAGGGAACCGTACTCAACGACAACGAAGCCAAGAAAGCCGCTCCCGAACTGGCCGACTTCTACGAGGGCCTTCAAGCCACCCACCATGGAGACCCCCACATGGTTGCGTACGGACACTCGTACGGCTCGAACGTCACAGGAAATGCACTGGAACTGTCAGACGCACCAGACGACGTGGCGGTCGCCGGATCACCAGGCCCAGGCTCCGTCGACGCCTCTGAACTAGGAATGCTGCCCAACCACATGTATGCGGCCCAGGCTCCAGGCGATCCCGTCGCCTCTCAGTCCTGGTGGCTTCCAGGATTCGGAGAGGACCCCATCTCCTCCCCAGACTCAGACTACACAGAACTGGACACAAGCATGCACCGCGAAGCCGGACTGGGCCCATCCGGCGGCCACTCCATGTACACCAAGCCAGAGACAACATCCGCCCACAACCTAGGCGAGATCCTGCGAGGAGACAAGCCCATGGCCGGCATTAAACAAAGTTTCCTTCTGGGGTTGTGTTGTCGGGTGGTTTTGGGGGTATCGATATAG
- a CDS encoding IS630 family transposase — MVVDVTAEERDVLLAWKKRGDSFVLVRLKAEAILYASRGVGTGVIAEMVGRSRRTVSNWLRRWRCSRLHSVVTGHAGNENAAKLTRAHKEQLKRILSRPPAQSGIRADFWDVPALRDVVRIKFGVEYASDSSYQLLLRFVGMSFKLPDPFDKRRDEAAVTERMDQVRQEVADLLARGWEVYTVDEVRVEHEAVTRRMWLPTGRRTKIYVDRERSAQSFFGALSLTSKQVRVYPIEGNQNAEQVTLALARLVRETANDKIAVVLDNAGFHHAKAVTDLYEPGQALERVRPIYLPPYAPDHNPIEHVWNTAKKNISNIQRDNPEETYTAFTSYITSRTFDYDFEHLPITPTQEKLD, encoded by the coding sequence GTGGTTGTTGATGTGACTGCGGAGGAGCGGGATGTTCTTCTGGCGTGGAAGAAACGCGGTGACTCGTTCGTCCTGGTGCGTTTAAAGGCTGAGGCCATTTTGTATGCCTCTCGTGGTGTCGGCACGGGTGTTATCGCTGAGATGGTCGGCCGCAGCCGCAGGACGGTGAGCAACTGGCTGCGCCGCTGGCGGTGCTCCAGGTTGCACTCGGTTGTCACTGGGCACGCCGGCAACGAGAACGCCGCCAAGCTCACCCGCGCCCACAAGGAGCAGCTCAAGCGGATCCTGAGTAGGCCACCGGCCCAGAGCGGGATCAGGGCGGACTTCTGGGACGTACCGGCCCTGCGTGACGTGGTGCGGATCAAGTTCGGCGTGGAGTACGCCTCAGACTCCTCCTACCAGCTGCTCCTGCGCTTCGTGGGGATGAGCTTCAAGCTGCCCGACCCCTTCGACAAGCGCCGCGACGAGGCCGCCGTCACCGAGCGAATGGACCAGGTCCGTCAGGAGGTCGCCGACCTGCTGGCCCGGGGCTGGGAGGTCTACACCGTCGACGAGGTGCGCGTCGAGCACGAGGCCGTCACCCGGCGTATGTGGCTGCCCACCGGCCGTCGGACCAAGATCTATGTCGACCGAGAACGCTCGGCCCAGTCTTTCTTCGGCGCCCTGAGCCTGACCAGCAAGCAGGTGCGCGTCTACCCCATCGAGGGCAACCAGAACGCCGAGCAGGTCACCCTGGCCCTGGCCCGTCTGGTACGCGAGACGGCAAACGACAAGATCGCTGTTGTTCTTGACAACGCCGGCTTCCACCACGCCAAGGCGGTCACTGACCTGTATGAGCCCGGCCAGGCCCTGGAGCGCGTCAGGCCGATCTACCTACCTCCTTACGCGCCCGACCACAACCCAATAGAGCACGTCTGGAACACCGCCAAGAAGAACATCTCAAACATACAACGAGACAACCCCGAGGAAACCTACACCGCATTCACCAGCTACATCACCAGCCGCACCTTCGACTACGACTTCGAGCACCTACCCATCACACCAACCCAAGAAAAGCTTGATTAA
- a CDS encoding NUDIX domain-containing protein gives MSGSDTAGPSRLVVAAAVLDRLEHPTTLLCAARSYPPEHAGQYELPGGKVEPAETPRQALARELDEEIGLRVRLGSELVAPGDLAVPAPPGGAPGDEAPAWPAMHGFRMRVWLAEPARLGDRGRAGADHQRLEWVSLDPPDRLRQLAWLEADLPIIDALVAALGR, from the coding sequence GTGAGCGGATCCGATACGGCGGGCCCCTCCCGGCTCGTGGTGGCGGCCGCGGTACTGGACCGGTTGGAGCACCCGACGACGCTGCTGTGCGCGGCCCGCTCCTACCCGCCCGAGCACGCGGGGCAGTACGAGCTGCCCGGGGGCAAGGTCGAGCCGGCGGAGACTCCCCGGCAGGCCCTGGCCCGCGAGCTGGACGAGGAGATCGGCCTGCGGGTGCGGCTCGGATCAGAGCTCGTGGCCCCCGGTGACCTGGCGGTTCCCGCCCCGCCCGGTGGCGCTCCGGGTGACGAGGCCCCGGCCTGGCCGGCCATGCACGGATTCCGGATGCGGGTGTGGCTGGCCGAGCCGGCCCGGCTCGGGGACCGGGGGCGGGCCGGTGCCGACCACCAGAGGCTGGAGTGGGTGAGCCTGGACCCGCCCGATCGGCTGCGCCAGCTGGCGTGGCTGGAGGCGGACCTGCCGATCATCGACGCGCTCGTGGCCGCGCTGGGCCGCTGA
- a CDS encoding VWA domain-containing protein — translation MRPVPIIGDFAFIPVTWWILVLLVAGALTALLVVSRRRLNRDDAEPAARQAWWRRLAIVVVTVLAMAGPAIRGTEAISVSNVEIYMVVDRTGSMAAEDYQGKGPDGVDQAASTRLDGVRSDMRAVRDAFPDSRFSIIALDNTAATELPLTHDTNAVDSWIGSFKQEVTNHATGSSLEVALPLLGQSLVQSQQSDPKDIRLVYIFSDGEATDDGRGAQAADSAGISWQSLAGLVDGGAVLGYGTAEGGQMRSYDGSAATGEHTQSDYIADGEGGQPGVSKIDENELQTVAKDMGLPYYHRTGGSGDDPTSAFTNLDIEAVTSDGRTKTNARVYLTWPLGIIAFGLLLWEIIDLMRADRRLRLLMGRGR, via the coding sequence ATGAGACCAGTTCCCATCATCGGAGACTTCGCGTTCATCCCGGTCACCTGGTGGATCCTCGTCCTCCTCGTGGCCGGTGCCCTGACGGCCCTGCTCGTCGTCTCCCGCCGTCGGCTGAACCGCGACGATGCCGAACCGGCCGCCCGCCAGGCCTGGTGGCGGCGCCTGGCCATCGTCGTCGTCACCGTGCTGGCGATGGCGGGGCCGGCGATCCGCGGCACCGAGGCCATCAGCGTCTCCAACGTGGAGATCTACATGGTGGTGGACCGCACCGGGTCCATGGCCGCCGAGGACTACCAGGGCAAGGGGCCTGACGGCGTCGACCAGGCGGCCTCCACCAGGCTCGACGGCGTGCGCTCCGACATGCGCGCCGTCCGGGACGCCTTCCCGGACTCCCGGTTCTCCATCATCGCCCTGGACAACACCGCGGCCACAGAGCTGCCGCTGACCCACGACACCAACGCCGTCGACTCCTGGATCGGCTCGTTCAAGCAGGAGGTGACGAACCACGCCACCGGCTCCTCGCTGGAGGTGGCGCTGCCGCTGCTGGGCCAGTCCCTGGTCCAGTCCCAGCAGTCCGACCCCAAGGACATCCGCCTCGTCTACATCTTCTCCGACGGCGAGGCCACCGATGACGGCCGTGGCGCCCAGGCGGCCGACAGCGCAGGCATCTCCTGGCAGTCGCTGGCCGGCCTCGTCGACGGCGGCGCGGTACTGGGCTACGGAACCGCGGAGGGCGGGCAGATGCGCAGCTACGACGGCTCGGCCGCCACCGGCGAGCACACCCAGTCCGACTACATCGCCGACGGGGAGGGCGGGCAGCCGGGCGTGTCGAAGATCGACGAGAACGAGCTCCAGACCGTGGCCAAGGACATGGGGCTGCCCTACTACCACCGCACCGGCGGGTCGGGCGACGACCCGACGAGCGCGTTCACCAACCTGGACATCGAGGCCGTCACCTCCGACGGGCGGACCAAGACCAACGCCCGGGTCTACCTGACCTGGCCCCTGGGAATCATCGCCTTCGGCCTGCTGCTGTGGGAGATCATCGACCTCATGCGAGCCGACCGTCGCCTGCGTCTTCTCATGGGAAGGGGGAGATGA
- a CDS encoding VWA domain-containing protein has translation MVMPWLFGILVALAVVAVIAVLVRDRRSNGLSDPTSRKPLRLPWRHQEVQDAGGLPRRLANSASLFQLPAVRSRIRFQRRLHALLAVLLAVCLLSASAIAGRPVRVTERSDALANRDIVLCLDVSTSMVKIDSSVLTTFADILEDFDGERVGLVAWNSAAQTIVPLTDDYELLRQQMDDLSDVLDIDPDNPTYKQALRYSETFSGTQNQSVNGSSLAGDGLASCAQAFDNQGLERSRSIILATDNQVIDPDNEQIYSLPDAVNLLAERKIRLFSIYGADDEQSHQYELDQSPEASREELKTVTEGPGRGRFYDVEDSGTGGDIVKQLEKTEVSALGGRKQTRRTDIPQRLVITLSLVLLGYLGLTTWRRA, from the coding sequence ATGGTGATGCCCTGGCTGTTCGGCATCCTTGTCGCTCTAGCCGTGGTGGCGGTCATCGCGGTCCTCGTCCGCGATCGCCGCTCCAACGGACTGTCCGACCCCACGTCCCGCAAGCCCCTGAGACTGCCCTGGAGGCATCAGGAGGTCCAGGACGCCGGGGGGCTCCCGCGGCGCCTGGCGAACTCGGCGAGCCTGTTCCAGCTTCCCGCGGTGCGCTCCCGTATCCGGTTCCAGCGCCGGTTGCACGCGCTCCTGGCGGTTCTGCTGGCCGTGTGCCTGCTGAGTGCCTCGGCCATCGCTGGGCGCCCCGTGCGCGTCACCGAGCGCTCCGACGCCCTGGCCAACCGGGACATCGTCCTGTGCCTGGACGTATCGACGTCGATGGTGAAGATCGACTCCTCCGTCCTGACCACCTTCGCCGACATCCTGGAGGACTTCGACGGCGAGCGCGTGGGGCTCGTGGCCTGGAACTCCGCCGCCCAGACCATCGTCCCGCTCACGGACGACTACGAGCTGCTGCGGCAGCAGATGGACGACCTGAGCGACGTGCTGGACATCGACCCGGACAACCCGACCTACAAGCAGGCCCTCAGGTACAGCGAGACCTTCAGCGGGACCCAGAACCAGAGCGTCAACGGCTCCTCCCTCGCCGGTGACGGGCTCGCCTCCTGCGCGCAGGCCTTCGACAACCAGGGCCTGGAGCGCTCCCGCTCCATCATCCTGGCCACCGACAACCAGGTCATCGACCCCGACAACGAGCAGATCTACTCGCTGCCCGACGCCGTCAATCTCCTGGCCGAGCGCAAGATCCGCCTGTTCTCCATCTACGGCGCCGACGACGAGCAGTCCCACCAGTACGAGCTCGACCAGAGCCCCGAGGCCTCCCGCGAGGAGCTCAAGACCGTCACCGAGGGACCGGGACGGGGCCGCTTCTATGACGTCGAGGACTCGGGGACCGGCGGCGATATCGTCAAGCAGCTGGAGAAGACCGAGGTCAGCGCACTGGGAGGCCGCAAGCAGACTCGTCGCACCGACATCCCCCAGAGGCTCGTCATCACCCTCTCTCTGGTGCTTCTGGGCTATCTGGGGCTGACCACCTGGAGGCGAGCATGA
- a CDS encoding alpha-amylase codes for MQIMPPVLMPIWMVIVMIVGILLVSAWLLRTFLVTRRDTSREVGDIPMAPRERRQWGDRLTEIAQRWNGDELDLRDLHLELAALLRGFAEARSGEEITTATVSEILDMADTAGPSSVEERRRSVREAGHPLDTNPLGHVGELLAVWEQPSFDREPESAAEEALNHAREVVTRW; via the coding sequence GTGCAGATCATGCCCCCGGTCCTCATGCCGATATGGATGGTCATCGTGATGATCGTCGGGATCCTCCTGGTGAGCGCCTGGCTGCTGCGCACCTTCCTGGTGACCCGCAGAGACACCTCCCGGGAGGTCGGAGACATCCCCATGGCGCCGCGTGAGCGCCGTCAGTGGGGCGATCGTCTCACCGAGATCGCCCAGCGCTGGAACGGCGACGAGCTGGACCTGCGCGATCTGCACCTGGAGCTGGCGGCCCTGCTGCGCGGCTTCGCCGAGGCCCGCAGTGGTGAGGAGATCACCACCGCCACGGTCTCGGAGATCCTCGACATGGCGGACACCGCCGGGCCGAGCTCGGTGGAGGAGCGCCGGCGCAGCGTGCGCGAGGCGGGTCACCCCCTCGACACCAATCCGCTGGGTCATGTCGGCGAGCTGCTCGCCGTGTGGGAGCAGCCCTCCTTCGACCGTGAGCCGGAGTCCGCCGCCGAAGAGGCCCTGAACCACGCACGGGAGGTGGTCACCCGATGGTGA